TGACGACGCCTTTCGAAAGCGCCGCGAGGTCGCGCTCGACCGCCGGATGTCGCGAGTCGGCCTCCGCGACGCGGACCACGCGCACGCCGGGCGGCTTCGCTCCGCCACGGCCGGCCAGGACCGCCACCTCTTTACCCGCTGCGAGGAGCGCGGCGATGTGCGCGCCCATGACCTGCTCGACGCCGCCGAGGATCTGTGGCGTCGTGTAGTGGACGAACAGGATGCGGCGCACGCCGCGGGTCACGCGGGAGCGGCCATCCTCGTCTGCGAGAGGCGGCCCTGGCCGCCGGCGACGTGGTCGCCCTTCGCGCCGCGACGTACGCGGAACGTCACGCGCTCGCCGAAGATCTGCATGTCGCGGACGTCGATGAGCTCCAACCACGGCGGCAGCGCCGGATCGATGAGCAGCTGCTGCGTCGCTAGGTCAGGCGTCAGCCCGAGGAGGGTGCGCATGCAGAGGAAGACCATGCCTGCCGACCACGCCTGCGGGATGCACGAGACGAGGTAGTCCGCCGGGCGCGACGCGAAGCGGAGGTCGCGCTGGAAGCCACAGAAGAGCTCGGGCAACCGCGCATCCGGGAAGCGTCGACCGGCCTCGATGAGCGCGCTCGTGATCTCCGCCGCTTCCTCGCGGAAGCCGTACCGCGCGAAGCCCTGCGCGATGAGCGAGTTGTCGTGCGGCCAGACGGAGCCGTTGTGATAGCTCATCGGGTTGTACGTCGGATACGTGCTCGCGAGCGTGCGGATGCCCCAGCCGGTGTACATGTCCGGCGTCATGAGCCGGCGCACGACCGCCGCAGCGTGATCCGGACTCGCGATGCCGCCCCACAGCGCGTGTCCCGCGTTGCTCGTCACGGCGCGCACCTGCTCCTTGTCGCCGTCGAGCGCCTGCGCGTAGCACCCCTGGTCCGGCATCCAGAAGTCGCGTTCGAAGCGCTCGCGCAGCTCGCGCGCCTCGCCGCGGAGTCGGTCCGCGCGCGCCGCGTCGCCGTCGAGCGCGTAAAGGTCGGCGAGCCCCATCTTCGCGGCGTACAGATACGCCTGGACCTCGACGAGCGCGGCGGGGAGCTTCGACCACGTCCCGTCGGGTTCGGAGAGGGACTGGGGCGAATCCTTCCAGCCCTGACTGTGCAGTCGATCCGCGTTGCGGCGCTCCGCGCGCGACCCGTATTCGACGTACCCATCGCGATCGGCATCGCCGTACGTGTCGCACCACGTGAGCGCGCGCTCCGCCGCGGGCAGCAGCTCGCGCCAGAGCTCGCGGTCCGCCGTCCACTTCACGGTCTCGGCGACGAGGAGCGCGAAGAGCGGCGTCGCGTCGACGGATCCGTAGTACGGACGATGTGGGATCTCTCCGAGTCGCGCGAGCTCGCCGCGGCGCAGCTCGTGGAAGATCTTTCCCGGCTCTTCCTCCGAGAAGTCGTCGACCTTCTGGCCCTGGTACTTCGCGAGGAGCCGGAGCGTGCCGCGCGCGACGTCGGGATTCCAGCCGAGCGTCTGGTACGCGCAGATGAGTCCGTCGCGCCCGAACGGTACCGCGTACCAGGGGATGCCCGCGGTCGGGTACGGGCCGCTGTCGTGGAACTCCATGAGCGCGCGCAGATCGAGAGCGCTGCGCGTGATGAGGCCCTCGTCGAGCGTCTCGGAGCTCGTCGTGTAGCGAGCACAGCCGCGAAGGAAGCGGCGATAACGGGCGTTGAGCGCGTCGATGGCGTCGTCGAAGCGATCCGGCGAGGGCGCGGCGCCCGCGCCGTCCTCGCGCGGGATCACGATGAGCTCGATCGTGAGCACGCCCTGTGGCGGCAGATCGCGCTCGATGTGGAAGACGTTGCCCTCGATGCGATCGGGCGCCGGGCGCATCGTGATGTCCGTCGTGCGTCGCACCGCGTCGCGGCCGACGCGCTCGAAGACGATGCCGCCCTCGCGGGTGCCCCGCTTGATCTCGTGCGGTGTCGCGGCGACCTCGCGGTACCCACGCACTGCGAACATGTCGCGGAACGATGCCTCGAACTCGAGCTCGAGCGCGACGTGCACCGGTTGGGGGTTCGCGTTGAGCACCCCGATGCGCTCGCGCATGCCGTCCGCGAGGAAACGCGTTCGCCGGATGGAGAGCGCTCCAGCCGTGTGGCGCGCGGTGCCGATCGTCGCTCCCTCCGCGCGCATGAGCTGGAACGTCGCGACGTAGTTCTGCTCCGTGTTCGCCGAGAGCAGGATCGGCGGTGACCCGTTCACGCGCAGCGCGTATCCCGAGAGGAACTGGGTGTCGTGGTAGTAGAGCCCGAACGGACTCGCGCTCCCGAGCGTCAGCGAGCCATCGTTCTCCGTGATGAGGACGAGGGCGTCCTCTTTGAGCGAAACGCTCACGCGGTGGACGTGCTCCTGGCTTTCGCCTGGCTGCGTCTCTCCATGAATCGGAGCTTCTCCTCCTCCATCGAGCGCGCCCCGTCTTCGATGACGGCCTCGGATTGCGCCGTGGTCATATCGGCCACGTCCTCGATGAATGTTGCTGTGCGCAGCTGATAAAGAGGCAGCAACGCTTTCGCGAGGCGCTCGCTGTCTTGCGGACGCACCAGCGCGGCGTCAAGAAAGCGGAACACGACGCCGGCCCACGTTTCTACATCGAGCCGTTGATGCGGAAGGTTGTCGCCGAGGATCTCGCGCCAGACGGCCATCTGCTCCTTCGCTCCGGCCTCGTACTTCTCGCGTAGACGAGCGGCGACCGCCGGCACCGCCTCGGGTTCGACCGGGATCACCTCGCCGATGAGCGGAACGTCCTTCGAGCCCTGCACCTTTGACCACATCGCTTCGTTCTCGGCGGCCATGCGGAAGAGCGTCCCGACGACCTGCGTGAACATCGGGCCGAGGTCGGCCGCCGGGTCCTTCGGGTCGTGCACCTTCGCGCCGAGGAACGCCTGTGCGACGCGCGCGCCGCGCGCGATCGCGGTCGTGGTCATGAAGATGTCGATCCCAAAACGCGCAACGTCCGTGTCCCATACGGGCCGGTCCAGATACGCGCGCGCGAGGTCGGCGCGGAACCCGAACTCGCCGCCGATCGGCTGGCGCACGCGGAGTCCGTACAGCGCGCGAGTGAGTGGATAGGCGACCGAGTTCGTGATCGTTCCGTCGTGCTTGTGCCGTGCGTAGAGCGGAGTCATGTAGTCGGCGTCGCCGCTCGTGATGGGGGTCAGGAGCCGCCCGATCCACTCGGGAGTGATGCTGCGCAGGTCGCTGTCGACGACAGCGCACGCCCGTGCGCCGAGCATGCCGACCGCGGTGAAGATCGCGCGGAACGCGGAGCCCTTGCCCGGCGGTCCGATGTAACTGCCCACCGCCACGGGCACGCCGGCCGCCCCGTCCACGACGCGATCGGGCGTGCCGTCCTGCGAGCCGCCGTCCGCGTTCACGATCGCGACGCGCGCGCCGCGGAAATGCTCGCGCAGTCCCTTCGCCGCGGTCGACGCGACGAATCCGATCGTCGCCGCATTGCGGAAGCTCGGGATCCCCACGACGACATCGGCCGAGCCGATCTTCGTGATCCCGCCCTTGAGCTGTTCGTCGAGTGTCAGCTGATCGTCAGGCATGCGTCCCTCCATGTGAGTTCACGCACCCTTCCTGTCCTCGGGCCATCATACCGGCGTGCTCGAAGCGCTCGACGCGATCGTTCTGCCCTTTCTCGAATCGCTCTACGAGCGGTTCGGCTACGTCGGTGTCGTCATCGCGATGACCATCGAGAGCTGTGCGATCCCCGTGCCATCTGAGCTGATCCTTCCGTTCGCCGGTTGGAGCGTGTCGCGCGGACTCGTCGAGCCACTCACGTCGTCGCCGTGGAGCTACTGGGGCGCCGTGCTCGCTGGGGTGCTTGGCAATACGCTCGGGTCGCTCGCCAGCTACGCGATCGGAGCATATGGTGGCCGCCCCCTGGTCGAGAGATACGGCAGATACGTGCTCATCAGCGCTCACGATCTCGAGCTCGCGGAGCGCTGGTTCGCGCGCTTCGGCGAGGCGACGGTGTTCTTCTCGCGCATGCTGCCGATCGTGCGCACCTTCATCTCGGTGCCCGCGGGTATCGCGCGCATGCCGCTGTGGCGCTTCACGTTGTTCTCGATCCTCGGCGCCATCCCCTGGGTGATGCTGCTGGTCTGGGGCGGGATGCAGCTCGGTGATCACTGGCTCGAGCTGAAGCAGTCGCTCAAAGGACTGGACTATCTCGTCGCTGCCCTCATCGCCCTGGGCGTTGGCTTCTTCGTGTGGCGGCACGTGCGCCGCTGATGGAAGGGGTCTTCGCGTTCGACCGCCAGCTCTACGGCGCGATCGTCACCGCCGTCTCCAACAACCTGCTGCTCGCCTTTCTCGCGATCATCGTCGCCTACCTCAACTGGAACGGACTGGTGTGGTGGATCGCCGGGCTCTTCGTCGCTCGCTCGCGAGACTGGGGGCGTCGCGGGCTGTGGGGAATGCTCACGGTCTATCTCGGACTCTGCGATGGCTGGCTCACGGCCGAGCTGCTGAAGCTCGTCTTCCAGCGCCCGCGTCCGTTCACGGTGGTCCTGGATCTTCCGCGCCCGCTGATCGACGAACCGACGAGCTTCTCGTTCCCCTCGGGCGACGCGACATTCGCGTTCGGCGCAGCGGTGGCGCTCGGTCAGGTCGCTCCCGCGTGGCGACTTCCGGCGCTCTTGTTCGCGTTCGCCGTTGCCTTCGAGCGCGTTGCGGTCGGCGTGCACTACCCCATCGACGTCACCGCCGGTGCGATCCTTGGCACGGTCTCCGGTCTCACCGCGCCGCTCGTGGTCGGTCTCTTGCGGAGACGCGTGCGCTGGCGTGCCTTCGTCGTTCCGCACACGCACTGGGATCGCGAGTGGTACGAGCGCTTCGAGGGCTATCGCGCGCGGCTCGTGCCGATGGTGTCGAAGCTCCTCGATCTCCTCGAGCGCGACGATGCGTTCCGTTCGTTCACGTTCGACGGGCACACCATCTGGGCCGAGGACTACCTCGAGAAGCGACCGGC
This portion of the Candidatus Limnocylindria bacterium genome encodes:
- a CDS encoding glycogen debranching N-terminal domain-containing protein, which codes for MSVSLKEDALVLITENDGSLTLGSASPFGLYYHDTQFLSGYALRVNGSPPILLSANTEQNYVATFQLMRAEGATIGTARHTAGALSIRRTRFLADGMRERIGVLNANPQPVHVALELEFEASFRDMFAVRGYREVAATPHEIKRGTREGGIVFERVGRDAVRRTTDITMRPAPDRIEGNVFHIERDLPPQGVLTIELIVIPREDGAGAAPSPDRFDDAIDALNARYRRFLRGCARYTTSSETLDEGLITRSALDLRALMEFHDSGPYPTAGIPWYAVPFGRDGLICAYQTLGWNPDVARGTLRLLAKYQGQKVDDFSEEEPGKIFHELRRGELARLGEIPHRPYYGSVDATPLFALLVAETVKWTADRELWRELLPAAERALTWCDTYGDADRDGYVEYGSRAERRNADRLHSQGWKDSPQSLSEPDGTWSKLPAALVEVQAYLYAAKMGLADLYALDGDAARADRLRGEARELRERFERDFWMPDQGCYAQALDGDKEQVRAVTSNAGHALWGGIASPDHAAAVVRRLMTPDMYTGWGIRTLASTYPTYNPMSYHNGSVWPHDNSLIAQGFARYGFREEAAEITSALIEAGRRFPDARLPELFCGFQRDLRFASRPADYLVSCIPQAWSAGMVFLCMRTLLGLTPDLATQQLLIDPALPPWLELIDVRDMQIFGERVTFRVRRGAKGDHVAGGQGRLSQTRMAAPA
- a CDS encoding glycosyl transferase family 2, yielding MPDDQLTLDEQLKGGITKIGSADVVVGIPSFRNAATIGFVASTAAKGLREHFRGARVAIVNADGGSQDGTPDRVVDGAAGVPVAVGSYIGPPGKGSAFRAIFTAVGMLGARACAVVDSDLRSITPEWIGRLLTPITSGDADYMTPLYARHKHDGTITNSVAYPLTRALYGLRVRQPIGGEFGFRADLARAYLDRPVWDTDVARFGIDIFMTTTAIARGARVAQAFLGAKVHDPKDPAADLGPMFTQVVGTLFRMAAENEAMWSKVQGSKDVPLIGEVIPVEPEAVPAVAARLREKYEAGAKEQMAVWREILGDNLPHQRLDVETWAGVVFRFLDAALVRPQDSERLAKALLPLYQLRTATFIEDVADMTTAQSEAVIEDGARSMEEEKLRFMERRSQAKARSTSTA
- a CDS encoding DedA family protein, whose protein sequence is MLEALDAIVLPFLESLYERFGYVGVVIAMTIESCAIPVPSELILPFAGWSVSRGLVEPLTSSPWSYWGAVLAGVLGNTLGSLASYAIGAYGGRPLVERYGRYVLISAHDLELAERWFARFGEATVFFSRMLPIVRTFISVPAGIARMPLWRFTLFSILGAIPWVMLLVWGGMQLGDHWLELKQSLKGLDYLVAALIALGVGFFVWRHVRR